In Flagellatimonas centrodinii, a single window of DNA contains:
- a CDS encoding acyl-CoA dehydrogenase family protein, producing MSAVPEIEFDQASVAQRMRDIREAARGVSEGFSREYMRECIDNHRFPQEAWEALGEYGLLGITIPEELGGSGGGQVELVALMETLAEAGMVLPMLLLTGFARVPIIRNGTPCQIERFVKPTISGAEKLCFAITEPDAGTNSFAMSSLATQDGDRYRLTGRKVFISGAADADRMLVVARTQKAGEVERRTEGMSLFVVDTNAPGVKLQPLNIDVGWPERQYLVFFDDVELEADRLIGHPGQGLAGMFEALNSERLLVTAMSVGLGNYALKKAVAYANERKPFGVPIGSYQALQHRLAEAKAELEAARLMMIQAAATFDAGGNAGAHANMAKLLGSRAAVKAVEAALQTHGGYGFDRDYDIITLWPSARLMEIAPINNEMLLNYIGEHVLGLPKSY from the coding sequence ATGAGTGCAGTGCCCGAAATTGAGTTCGACCAGGCCAGCGTGGCCCAGCGCATGCGTGACATCCGCGAGGCCGCCCGCGGCGTGAGCGAAGGCTTTAGCAGGGAGTACATGCGCGAGTGCATCGATAATCACCGCTTTCCACAGGAGGCCTGGGAAGCCCTGGGCGAGTACGGGTTGCTCGGCATCACCATACCGGAGGAATTGGGCGGTTCAGGCGGTGGACAAGTGGAACTGGTCGCGCTGATGGAGACCTTGGCCGAGGCCGGCATGGTGCTGCCCATGCTCCTACTCACAGGCTTCGCGCGGGTACCCATTATCCGCAACGGCACCCCCTGTCAGATCGAACGTTTCGTCAAACCGACGATCAGTGGCGCCGAGAAGTTGTGCTTTGCCATCACCGAACCGGACGCCGGCACCAACAGCTTTGCCATGAGTTCGCTGGCGACGCAGGATGGCGATCGCTATCGGCTGACCGGGCGCAAGGTTTTTATCTCCGGCGCTGCGGACGCCGACCGCATGCTGGTCGTGGCGCGCACCCAGAAGGCCGGCGAGGTCGAGCGCCGCACCGAGGGCATGTCGTTGTTCGTCGTTGATACCAATGCGCCCGGGGTGAAACTGCAACCCCTGAATATCGACGTCGGCTGGCCGGAGCGTCAGTACCTGGTTTTCTTCGACGACGTCGAACTCGAGGCGGACCGCTTGATCGGCCATCCGGGACAGGGGTTGGCCGGCATGTTCGAGGCACTAAACTCTGAACGCTTGCTCGTGACCGCCATGTCCGTGGGACTGGGCAACTACGCGCTTAAAAAAGCCGTGGCCTACGCCAACGAGCGCAAACCTTTCGGCGTACCCATCGGCAGCTACCAGGCCCTGCAGCATCGGCTGGCCGAGGCCAAGGCCGAACTGGAGGCCGCGCGGCTGATGATGATCCAGGCCGCCGCGACTTTCGATGCGGGCGGCAATGCCGGCGCCCACGCCAACATGGCCAAGTTGCTAGGCTCGCGCGCCGCGGTCAAAGCCGTTGAGGCCGCGCTGCAAACCCACGGCGGCTACGGTTTCGACCGGGACTACGACATCATCACGCTGTGGCCCTCCGCTAGGCTGATGGAGATCGCGCCCATCAACAACGAAATGCTGCTCAACTACATCGGCGAACATGTCCTCGGCCTGCCCAAATCCTACTGA
- a CDS encoding alpha/beta fold hydrolase has translation MSSACPNPTETPRVIERGGFTAPDGRDIALWRWPHSPGRPTLHWAHATGFHGRLYKPLLDELARDCNVLAWDMRGHGASAGAADMATFRGWETYYQDLTAWLQSLDEPVWLAGHSIGATTSLMAAARRPEMVRGLILAEPVIMDRWQGWQLWLAKLLRQSYRFSLAAGAARRRREFDSYAAALDNFRGRGGFKTWPEAWLEAYVQHGLVQSGDRVRLACAPEWESTTFAHTEHNPWPGIRRLLCPVIVLAGDRASTFSPKARQRLSTMLPMAQVDALAETTHFLPMEQPGAVRDAVLQAMSPKYNRM, from the coding sequence ATGTCCTCGGCCTGCCCAAATCCTACTGAGACGCCCCGCGTGATCGAGCGCGGCGGATTCACGGCCCCTGACGGCCGGGACATCGCCCTGTGGCGCTGGCCGCATTCGCCCGGGCGTCCCACACTCCACTGGGCGCATGCGACGGGCTTCCATGGCCGCCTGTACAAACCGCTGCTCGACGAGTTGGCGCGCGATTGCAATGTGCTGGCCTGGGACATGCGCGGCCACGGCGCCAGCGCCGGGGCGGCGGACATGGCGACATTCCGCGGCTGGGAAACCTACTACCAAGACCTCACCGCCTGGCTGCAAAGCCTGGATGAGCCGGTCTGGCTGGCCGGCCATTCCATCGGCGCCACCACCAGCCTCATGGCCGCCGCCCGCCGGCCGGAGATGGTGCGGGGCCTGATTCTGGCGGAACCCGTAATCATGGATCGCTGGCAGGGCTGGCAGTTATGGTTGGCGAAGTTGCTTCGCCAGTCGTACCGCTTCTCTCTCGCCGCCGGCGCGGCACGTCGGCGCCGGGAGTTCGACTCGTATGCCGCAGCCCTTGACAACTTTCGTGGCCGCGGAGGTTTCAAAACCTGGCCCGAGGCCTGGCTTGAAGCCTACGTCCAGCATGGCCTTGTGCAAAGTGGTGATCGCGTTCGCCTGGCCTGCGCGCCAGAATGGGAGAGCACTACCTTCGCCCATACCGAACACAACCCCTGGCCCGGCATCCGTCGGCTGCTGTGTCCTGTGATTGTGCTTGCTGGGGATCGCGCATCAACCTTCTCGCCCAAGGCGCGCCAACGCTTGAGCACCATGCTACCTATGGCTCAGGTGGACGCCCTCGCCGAAACCACTCATTTCCTGCCCATGGAGCAACCGGGCGCGGTTCGCGATGCCGTCCTGCAGGCGATGTCGCCCAAATACAACCGAATGTGA
- a CDS encoding site-specific integrase gives MASIRKRVLPSGKVRYDVTVTKRGAPRLYQSFDVKNHAMTWARETERDIERGAWRGTAMAENTTLGQLLERYSTEVAPTKKSARDLQNRARRILKHDIAKLPLISLSPEHLAQFRDLRLKSTVRLGGPKGKTTRQISGQTVRHDLALIRAAIRHALREWGLVLPGGDPVQHVRLPPQSKGRERRTEGDEFERILAGARSSKSPKLAAAIEFSVETTMRRAEVCNLRWKDINFERRIARCRDTKNGDPRDAPLSARATAVLQSLPRRDGDHEELIFGMKPGSYTQAFNRVIDRLGLHDLRLHDLRHEGTSRIAKKLNGNTMALAKVTGHKTLSMLQRYTHLRAEDVATLLD, from the coding sequence ATGGCCTCCATCCGCAAGCGCGTACTTCCCTCCGGAAAGGTCCGTTACGACGTGACCGTAACCAAGCGAGGCGCACCACGACTGTACCAGTCGTTCGACGTGAAGAACCACGCTATGACCTGGGCTCGCGAGACGGAGCGAGACATCGAGCGAGGTGCTTGGCGAGGCACGGCGATGGCCGAGAACACAACCCTCGGCCAACTCCTTGAAAGGTACTCAACTGAAGTGGCTCCGACGAAGAAGTCGGCCCGCGACCTCCAGAATCGAGCACGGCGGATCCTCAAGCACGACATTGCAAAGCTACCTTTGATTTCGCTGTCGCCCGAACATCTTGCGCAGTTCCGCGACTTGCGGCTGAAAAGTACGGTGCGGCTGGGTGGTCCTAAGGGTAAGACCACGCGACAGATCTCCGGTCAGACGGTCCGGCACGACCTTGCGCTGATTCGAGCGGCGATCCGACACGCTCTTCGCGAGTGGGGGCTAGTGCTTCCAGGCGGCGACCCGGTCCAGCATGTCCGTCTACCCCCGCAAAGTAAGGGGCGGGAGCGAAGGACCGAGGGCGACGAGTTCGAACGCATCCTCGCGGGAGCCCGCAGCTCGAAATCCCCGAAGCTGGCCGCCGCAATCGAGTTTTCCGTCGAAACAACGATGCGCCGCGCCGAAGTCTGCAATCTGAGGTGGAAGGACATCAACTTCGAGCGGAGGATTGCCCGGTGTCGCGATACGAAAAACGGTGATCCTCGCGACGCCCCCCTCTCGGCCAGAGCCACCGCTGTGTTGCAATCACTCCCAAGGCGTGACGGGGACCACGAAGAGCTGATCTTTGGAATGAAGCCCGGCAGCTACACGCAAGCGTTCAACCGCGTGATTGATCGGCTCGGCCTTCACGACCTGCGGCTGCATGACCTTCGCCATGAAGGCACCTCCAGGATCGCGAAGAAGCTCAACGGCAACACCATGGCGCTCGCCAAGGTAACGGGGCACAAGACCCTTTCAATGCTGCAGCGTTATACCCACCTCCGTGCGGAGGACGTAGCGACACTGCTGGACTAA
- a CDS encoding sensor domain-containing diguanylate cyclase encodes MNAPDKPADEHKRLETLRSLKILDTSPEERFDRLTRLAKRLFGVPISLISLVDDDRQWFKSNMGLSASETPRDISFCGHAILGDEAFIVPDAALDARFSDNPLVTGDPNIRFYAGCPLTVSNGSKIGTLCLLDRQPRVLSDDDRDLLADLAAMAEQEIAAVQLATMDELTMLSNRRGFVALAQHAINVCKRQGKAVALHFFDLNKFKQINDQFGHAEGDRALTVFGAVLRKVFRDSDVVGRLGGDEFVVLLTDVDNDGSAQVLDRLRDELEQINARDQRGYRIQFSVGTAMFDPDKHASIEDLMGEADDVMYRAKRNQAPGTP; translated from the coding sequence ATGAATGCTCCCGACAAGCCGGCGGATGAACACAAGCGTCTGGAAACCCTTCGGTCGCTCAAGATTCTCGATACCTCGCCGGAGGAGCGGTTCGACCGCCTGACCCGGTTGGCGAAGCGGCTATTCGGCGTGCCAATTTCGCTCATCAGTCTGGTCGACGATGATCGTCAGTGGTTCAAGTCGAACATGGGACTCTCCGCGTCCGAGACGCCGCGTGACATCTCGTTCTGTGGGCATGCCATTCTCGGCGATGAGGCTTTCATCGTGCCTGATGCAGCGCTGGATGCGCGGTTCAGCGACAACCCGCTGGTGACGGGTGACCCCAATATCCGCTTCTATGCCGGATGTCCGTTGACCGTCTCGAATGGCAGCAAGATCGGAACCCTGTGCCTGCTGGATCGACAGCCGCGCGTCTTGAGCGACGACGACCGTGACCTGCTCGCCGATCTCGCGGCCATGGCCGAGCAGGAGATTGCCGCCGTACAGCTGGCGACCATGGACGAGCTGACCATGCTCTCCAACCGACGGGGATTCGTTGCCCTGGCGCAGCACGCGATCAATGTCTGCAAACGCCAAGGCAAGGCGGTCGCATTGCATTTCTTTGACCTCAACAAGTTCAAGCAGATCAACGACCAGTTCGGCCATGCGGAGGGGGACCGGGCGCTGACCGTTTTCGGTGCGGTGCTCCGCAAGGTCTTCCGCGACTCGGATGTGGTCGGACGTCTGGGGGGTGACGAGTTTGTCGTGTTGCTCACCGACGTTGATAACGACGGTTCGGCGCAGGTATTGGATCGGTTGCGGGACGAACTGGAACAGATCAACGCCCGCGATCAACGGGGTTACCGAATCCAGTTCAGCGTTGGCACGGCCATGTTTGACCCCGACAAGCATGCGTCGATCGAGGACCTGATGGGTGAAGCCGATGATGTGATGTACCGGGCCAAGCGCAATCAGGCACCCGGCACCCCGTAG
- a CDS encoding Pycsar system effector family protein — protein sequence MVGPSDIVADYRLDLTRLLSMFYMDTEQQLTRADVKANLILTANSILLAALASFIAWRVRGAEHSFEIVQLLLTLTPALAFSLLASYFALSVAYPRMIFPARDPGRMFQSAAIAATSQSAYVDRVLNAELDEVKREVLCGLHAKASILQVKFRHVRLGIGCTVGAFITTLVCLGVLIALG from the coding sequence ATGGTCGGTCCAAGCGACATCGTCGCGGACTACCGACTCGACCTCACCCGTCTGCTCTCGATGTTCTACATGGACACCGAGCAGCAACTGACCCGCGCGGACGTCAAGGCCAACCTCATCCTCACCGCCAATTCCATTTTGCTGGCGGCGCTGGCCAGCTTCATCGCCTGGCGGGTGCGCGGGGCCGAGCACAGCTTCGAGATCGTGCAGTTGCTGCTGACCCTGACACCGGCCTTGGCGTTTTCTCTGCTGGCCTCCTATTTCGCGCTGTCCGTCGCCTATCCGCGCATGATCTTCCCGGCACGTGATCCCGGGCGCATGTTCCAGTCCGCAGCAATTGCAGCAACCTCTCAGAGTGCCTACGTTGACCGCGTGCTCAATGCCGAGCTTGACGAGGTCAAACGCGAGGTGCTGTGCGGCCTGCACGCCAAAGCGTCCATCTTGCAGGTAAAGTTCCGCCATGTCCGCCTCGGCATCGGCTGTACCGTCGGCGCCTTCATCACCACACTGGTTTGTCTCGGCGTGCTGATCGCATTGGGTTGA
- a CDS encoding crotonase/enoyl-CoA hydratase family protein, with product MSHIEVSVEGHVLEIRVNRPEKLNALSPEMYLDLAQALGRLDREPDLRVGLLHAEGPHFSAGVELDKWAPIFAKAQGFPVPDGGIDPFALAGPRCRKPVVMAVQGYCFTWGVEVMLTTDVRVAADDTRFAMLEVKRGIYPCGGATLRLPEQMGWANAQRYLLTGEQWSAAEALRTGLVQEVVAPGEQYAVARQLADSIAAAAPLGVEAILRSSRLTRSHGEQHAADHVFDDMVTVMQSDDAREGVLSFKERRSAVFSGR from the coding sequence ATGTCGCACATCGAAGTCAGCGTTGAAGGCCATGTTCTCGAAATTCGCGTCAACCGGCCGGAAAAGCTCAACGCCTTGTCTCCCGAGATGTATCTCGACCTCGCGCAGGCATTGGGCCGGCTCGATCGCGAGCCTGATCTGCGGGTCGGGCTGTTGCATGCCGAGGGCCCGCACTTCTCCGCCGGCGTCGAACTCGACAAGTGGGCGCCGATCTTCGCCAAGGCGCAGGGCTTCCCGGTGCCGGACGGGGGCATCGATCCGTTCGCGTTGGCCGGTCCGCGCTGCCGCAAGCCGGTGGTCATGGCGGTTCAGGGCTACTGCTTTACCTGGGGAGTGGAGGTGATGCTGACCACCGATGTGCGGGTGGCGGCCGACGACACCCGCTTCGCCATGCTCGAGGTCAAGCGCGGCATCTACCCCTGCGGTGGCGCCACCCTGCGGTTGCCGGAGCAGATGGGCTGGGCCAATGCCCAGCGGTACTTGTTGACCGGCGAGCAGTGGAGCGCGGCCGAAGCGCTGCGGACCGGTCTGGTGCAGGAGGTGGTGGCACCCGGTGAGCAGTATGCGGTGGCGCGACAACTGGCCGACAGCATTGCCGCCGCCGCGCCGTTGGGGGTGGAGGCGATCCTGCGGTCCTCGCGACTGACCCGCTCCCACGGCGAGCAGCACGCGGCGGATCATGTCTTTGACGATATGGTCACGGTGATGCAAAGCGATGATGCCCGTGAGGGCGTGCTGTCGTTCAAGGAACGTCGCAGCGCCGTCTTCAGCGGTCGCTGA
- a CDS encoding phosphotransferase yields the protein MDARTQFAVAVPGGYFVDAGDLAGLQTYLHQQGWLSPQRRLHSAAKAGDGNMNLVLRLLLDDGSTSILKQARPWVEKFPQVPAPAHRAEMESSFYQRTAGISAVALASPTLLQADQRSHIVLLEDLGAGGDLSTLYQGAVIADEDHAAVLRYMSALHGASDRVGSERIVNSEMRALNAEHMFRFPFSDDNGFDLDAVMPGMATLAQQCRDDAGLMQRVAALEARYLAGGNTLLHGDLFPGSVLRTPRGIRVIDPEFCFHGDAEFDVGVWLAHMHLAGQPDRVMTRVLADYMAPPGFSVARCHQYAGVEILRRLLGLAQLPLQSDLAARQGLVAHARDLLRDDD from the coding sequence ATGGATGCGCGCACACAATTCGCGGTGGCAGTGCCAGGGGGTTACTTCGTTGACGCAGGCGACCTTGCCGGCCTGCAGACGTATCTGCACCAGCAGGGCTGGCTATCGCCGCAACGGCGACTGCACTCGGCGGCAAAGGCCGGAGACGGCAACATGAATCTGGTGCTGCGGCTGTTGCTGGACGATGGCAGCACCTCGATCCTCAAGCAGGCACGGCCGTGGGTGGAAAAATTTCCTCAGGTGCCCGCACCGGCCCATCGCGCCGAGATGGAGTCGAGCTTCTATCAGCGCACTGCCGGGATTTCCGCTGTGGCGCTGGCCTCGCCCACGCTGTTGCAGGCCGATCAGCGGTCGCACATCGTGCTGCTGGAAGATCTGGGCGCCGGTGGCGATCTGTCGACGCTATACCAGGGTGCGGTCATTGCCGATGAAGACCACGCCGCGGTGCTGCGCTATATGTCGGCATTGCATGGCGCCTCCGACCGCGTCGGCAGCGAGCGCATCGTCAATTCTGAGATGCGCGCACTGAACGCCGAGCACATGTTCCGGTTCCCGTTTTCCGACGACAACGGGTTCGACCTTGATGCGGTGATGCCGGGCATGGCGACGCTGGCACAGCAGTGTCGCGACGATGCCGGGTTGATGCAGCGGGTGGCGGCACTGGAGGCTCGGTACCTGGCGGGCGGCAACACCCTGCTGCATGGTGATCTGTTCCCCGGCAGTGTGTTACGAACACCCCGGGGCATTCGGGTGATCGACCCGGAGTTCTGTTTCCATGGCGATGCCGAATTTGACGTCGGGGTCTGGTTGGCACACATGCACCTGGCCGGGCAGCCAGACAGGGTCATGACGCGGGTGCTGGCCGACTACATGGCACCACCGGGTTTCTCGGTTGCGCGATGTCATCAGTATGCCGGGGTCGAGATACTGCGACGCTTGCTGGGCCTGGCGCAGTTGCCCCTGCAGTCCGACCTGGCCGCCCGGCAGGGGTTGGTCGCGCACGCGCGCGACCTGTTGCGGGACGACGACTGA